TTCCTCCCTCTGTCGCCTGGTGTGACAAACAGGGTTGCTTTGCTTAGGGCCCGCCAAGCACAGGGCGCTGCCGGGAGGGCAAGGCCCCCCCCACAGCACTCTGCAGTGCGTGCACATGGTCCAACAGTACACATGCACAACCACAGACAGCAGCCAAGCAGAAAAAACCTGTGCCTGGCACCTCTCACTTGCAAAGAAAGCCATAAACACATCTTGGTCACAGAACACACTGCTCACCCCCCTTTTCCAAAGACTGCAAGTTCTTTCCATAACACACAGACAGCAGCGCACCTTTTTCGCTGCCTGCAACAAAGTAAAACTTCTGTGCACTACGACAGGTGCGGCAGCTAGGATTTAACAAGTGTGTCTTACTTTGACACTGAACCAATCTTTTATGTCAACAAGACACAAACTGACATGAACAATTAATTGTCTTGGTTCATTTCACAGTTCACTGCTGGCAAACTACGTAGCACTTTTCAGGCACCACTTTACATCTGGCATAGGAAAGGCATGGACGCCAACCAGCTGTGTTAAAAGGATGATGTTTCGGCTCCCAGCATGCAGGCCTTGTTCAGTACCTGAAGAATCTTGGCTGAGCGGGCCTCCCTCACACCCTTGGCATCCCTCATACATCTAGCATCCAGACAAAAATGCCATCGAAATTAGCAACTGAATCAAGACATTTGACTAGTGACTTGCTTTCGGAAGAGGCCAGATTTGCCACTAGCCTTAAATGTAGCCTGCCATTTCTAGATCTGCTGAGGTGGTCACTGACAGCGCCTGCTTCACTGCTGCCGAGAGGCATGTGGAGTGCACCACAGCGGAGACTCGCCTACAAGCCACGCAAGCAAGCTCCTCTGCCAATGCAAGGGCAGCCGTGCAGTGTGCAGACGGCATAAGCAGCAACCTGGCCCTGACAGCAGGCTGGGCAGCAGGCCATACAAAGCAAGGTGCCTAACAGAAAGGTCCCCACAACCACCCAGAGAAAAAGTGGCATCAACGTCCATGCCTTGGACGCAGGAATGACGCTTTATACGTGGCCCACAGAGCGCTCTTTTTGATACACACGAGAGAGAGAGGGCACGCAAGCCGGGAGAAAGGAGGAGAGGGCTGTGCCAGAGGAGGCGGCGGTGCCTACCatagcagcggcggcagcagcagcggcagcgccagCCCGGCTCTGCGTGGCCTTGAGCTGCGCCTGCAGGTGCGGGGGAGGGTGGAAGTAGCGGCACTGGTCCCGAGAGCAGCGGCCCTTGACGAAGTCCATGCACACGGTGACCGCCCCGTCCCCGCTGTCCACCGCCACGTGCTCGGGCGGGTGTGCAAAGCGGCACTCCGTCTCGGGCCGCTTGCACGTGCCGCGCTGGAACTCCCGGCACACCTGCCCCACCACAAACAGCCACCACTCAACTCTCCCGCCACATCAAACGCCTGTCCCCTCTGGAAGGCCAAAGGTCAACAAAAAGCAATAGCTTTACTGCTCTTCTGATGGCTGATGCCTGAAATATGTTCCCCAAAGAGGCTCCTGAAGCACTACAACAAAGCTTTTGGCAGGAAGAGCTTGCTACAGCTCTGCTGCAGAAAAGCAAAAGCAGTGGCAGCTGGAGCGTGCAAGAAAGCCATGCATAACTTTCCTCATTGTCCATAGCGGACTCAAGCACAAGTATGCGGTAGTCAAAATGGGGTGGTCTTATTCAATAGCCTCAGCCGGCTACACCCTTTTCTGTAAGTCGTCAACAGTACCTTGCTGAGGTCACAGGGTGAGGACCTAACAGGGCAGAGAATGCACTCAGCTTACGAGCCCAACCAGGAACCTCAGAAGAACCAGCTGCTTTGTCAGTATCTTACTGTGACCACGGCACCTTGTGGCCTCAAGTTGTCCACTTCTACTTTCTGGAAAGCATTTACTACCACTGCTAGAGAACCACACTGAATGCTGCAAAGTTGCATGAAGCAGTATGTGATAAATATGTccgcagtatgtgataaataaaaaaattaaaaaaaattgaacaaggACACGGGACATGGCACAAGAGGACAATCAAGGCATGATGCTCTTCCACTACTGTGAGGCCCCACTTGTCCACTTCTGCTGTGCCCCACCCTTGTGCCATTGCACTCTTCCGCCTCTCCCTCTGTCAATGACATTATGAAGAACATTGTTTCTCTTATCTGAGACTCTCGGCTGTTCTGGAAGTAATGCATTTACACTTGCAAGGCCAACAGTACACTTCCGTAGCCTTTTTAGCTTGTGCATTAAAAAAGGAGCGGACTACACCAATGCAAGAAATGAATAACCTTCCCACTAAATGCAATGTATCAAGCTGCCATGAAAAGAACTGAAACATAGCATTCTTTACAAGGTATTTTTGTATTAGGCTAATAGTATCAGGCTAACTGCAAATGCTAAAATGCATTCTGCACTTGCGGTTATTGAGCTGTTACCTTCTTTGATGCAAGGTCAATGCAGCAGCGTGAAAAAAAACTAGAATTGTCATATCTTTCCTCCAGTGACCGCTAGCTCCaaagttggcttttttttttttgtctaaactTCTCTACTCATTTTTTGCTACATGGAAATCTTTACAAAGGACCACATAAAGGAGGAGGCAAAGGATGGCATCTGCCTGGAAAATACTAGGGAACTCCTCACCTCCAGTCTGTCAGTGCGCGCCACTTTTTGCGGGGAAACAAGTGAAGCGGGTACAACGCTCAGAGGAGCTGTCACAGTGTCCGCAGTCATCATGCCTGGCAGGACAGGACTAGGTGTCAAATAGTGTCCAAATGAAGATGCCGTTGCCATTGTTGTCAGTGCTGGCATGTAGGGGTTGGTAGCCTGAATAAACAAAGAAACACATGCAATCAGTTCCATGTACCCCTCAGAATTCCAAGACAATTGTGAATTGCAGCCTGCACTGTAGAACCGAGCACGCGagtttaaaggggccatgacactTGTTTTCCAAGCATTAACTTCTTGCTGCATTTTATTCCTTATATGCAATAATGGCATTCCTTGAAGTTTGAATTCATTTGATGTGGAACAGATTTTAAATGAACTGTCCTCTCACTGTGACCACTCACATCATAAACAGACACTAGCCTTGCATTTACCTGCTGCATAACAGCACCTAGGAGGAACTCTGTGCTGTACTGTTGGCACATAGTCGACAGTGGCTACTAGTAAAGCTTCAACACAACATGCAAGTTTCAGCACCCACTTCTTGCAGAATTAGGCAATATTTTTGTGGACACGGAAGCAGAAGCTGGTGGCAAAATCTTGCATCATTGAATCGTATATTTGTATTATCCACGCACTATGAGAGAGGTCCTCCTTCAACAGCCAAGTGCTCCCTTGCGTGCGAAGCAACTCGGACCGTGCCTGCCTTCACCAATGTGCACTGCTGAGAACGAGGGCACTGTGTGGCAACTGTTACCTTGTTAGTCCCCACATTATGAAGCCAATAGttaaaatttaattttaactTTGAGTCACAGTCACAGCCTGAAAGGAGCAGTGATCAAAGCCTTTGTTGCTGCATGCATGCTCTGCAAAAAGCCATCAAGCAGTGCAACTGAAGCAGTCAACCGAAGCAGTGATACCAAACTGATATTGTCCTGGCATTTGCATGCAGGACGTGCTCTTGCCACAACATCAAGCCCTCGTGCTGCAGCAAGCTAGCCTAGAGTGCAGTCAATCAGCAACAGTACTGCAAGGCACGCAGGTGTGAACAATCTGTGGCCATGCAGAAGTTGAATGTGGAGTACAAATGGGATGCAGCTCCGCAGCATGACAAGCTGTGAGCTATTATGAGAAGTAGTCGTCAGGAGTCGCAATGAATTTTAGCCAAGGCACCACTTCCAGATGAAAGTGTTAGTGCAGCGTGTGAGCAGGTTATTGTAGCCAGCACTGCAGACAATACAGTGGCAGGCATCATCTTGAAGCGTTATATGAACATTCCAAAACGGCGACTGCTGTTGATGAGCGGAGCTTCACGGTCAAAATTTTAGTTGCTGATTTTGGTGCAAATAACACATCCAGAGCACCTTAGAAATAGAATAACATGCTCCAGTACTGTGTCATGGACTAACTCGAACAACCATGTCATGACCCCCTTAAAAGAAATCTTGTCAGCTTTATACCAGCTCCCCCTGTACATGCACCTGAATAGTGCTCCTCTGTGGTACTCTGCAATACACACTACAAACAACCTTGATACACTCTCATACAAAATGGCTGCAAACAATGCAAAAGAATGACCATGTGCAGTGTCAAACAAGAAGCATGGACAAATAAAAACCTAATGAAGCAGTTCCTCATTAAACCATTTTATCTGCGAATCCCATCTGCCTCATTTTAGACAGACTACTACAAGCACTTCTTAGCTGGGGACTAGCAGTTGCAGCAAGATGGGAATAGTTTTAATGCCAATAGTAGACATTCAAAGTTGCTCATAATGCACTCATTGCACAGCCCAAATATTCAGTCTGATATGCAAGCCTCCACTTCTTTAATGCAAGGAACACTGCGAGAAACCCTTTTCAAATGCGATGACTTTAATTAACAAGCCACACAAGTAAAATTACAGCATGACATGACACTGTTGTGCCCCACTTGTATATGTACTATAAATTTTTACTTCTATCTTATCACCAGCTCTTGAATAATCTGATTCTGAAACAAGTTTGGGTATGAGCACCATCAGCACTTCAGAATTTTGGCACCATAAAAAAATCTAGCTAACTTCTGAAAAAGCATTGAACTAAGCACAACAACAACCTGGCAGAACTTTATTACCCATACATTACTGTGGAAGCTGAACACAGGTTAATGGCTCTAAAAACTGAGAGACTAACTTTAAAACCTTAAAAGCAAGCCCCCAAATCTCCCCTTCAAATCTGTTCTGACGTTACAAGCACTTGCCTTTGAACCCTTATATAAAAATATTAATATTAAAAAACAACTGGGACTTTGCACAGGTTTCATTTAAAGTTGGGAGACGTGCTGTTCCTAGGGAGAACACTAGCCTGTCACTAGGGAGAACACTAGCCCAAATACAGGGGCTACCCCAACTTGGCCACCATTACGTAAAAAATTtggcaaaaagcaaccatggttTGTGTGTGTGCAATTCACCTCACATGGCAAGTTCTGCAGGGAGCTGCTGGATTGTGACAGCTACCTGTGAAATGTGGCACAACCGTGCTGACACTACGTCATTCCATTCAGACTCCATCTAGTACTGCTACTATTTGTATTATGCAGAAGCTGCACCACTATGCCACAATGCCTCAGTGAAACTAACTCCTATTATGTGCCAAGTGCTTTCAACAGAAAGAATAAAAACACCATCTCAATGTTCGCCCGCTGCGCAAAATCCGCAATGAAGCACACCCAAGCTTGTGGCATCTGGATTCCCCAGCACTCAGTGTACTGCTACTATTTGTATTACGCTAAGGCTTCACCACCATGCCGCAATGCCTCATCACAACTAACTCCTCTTATGTGCCAAGTGCTCTCAACAGAAAGCATAAAAGCATAAAAACACTATCTCAATGTTCGCTCGCTGTGCAAATGCCACAGTGAGGCACACCTAAGCTTGTGGCATCTGAATTCTACTGCAGTCAGtagaaaaatgctgctttcatggAGGGCCCCACCCTCAAAATCTCAGCAAAAAAATGTGGCCTTACACGAGTGTCTGCAGTACATTTCTGTTGCAGTAAAGCTACAGACAGGTGCGTTATGATCCACTGTTAAATGTTTTACATGAAATATCAATGTGTTAAAATGCGTTTTAAAAATGTATAATGAAAAAGTGAAAGATGGTGGCTGTGCTTCAGTTCTCACAGATAAAAGGAAGTGAATTATTAGTGTGTAGAGACTACTGCACAGCTTCTCAAAAACATCTTCACGTACCTAGCCTGCTAATATGTGTAGGGACTCCAGCACAACTTCTCAAAAACGACAACATCTTCATATAACTAGCCTGCTAATGCTGACTTTGCAAAATGTTCACGATATACAGACGGTCTGCCAGCAAGCGCTGCTTGTGTTTGACATAAGGTACTTGACAAAAAAGCAATAACTTGCATGTATCAAGCGAAATTTTTCAGCCACCTCCAGAGGGAATTGACTGGCCAGCTGCCTCATGCATTACACACAGCAACATTTTCTGAAGGGAGCTGTGCAATTTAGCTGGCAGTTTCACAAGCTGCCCAGCATGAGTCCTCCTGCCCTGACCAGCTCCTCTCCCAGCAGTGCCACGAAAGCCCCACACATAAGTGTGATGCCTCCATCCTGCCCTCCACAGCACAAGCAAGCTCCCCAGGGCAACAACCCATAGAGGACACTGCCTATCTGATTTTTGTGACCTAATCAGCCTACCCTGACCATACACACATACAGTGTCCGGCCCATGCACCACCTTTCCCCTACAACCAGGGACGCCTGGTGGTCCAGCCTCAATCCAACTGCAATGACCCGAATGTGGGATGCTCTCTTGTGCACCTAactgagtgagaaaaaaaaagcccccTTTTCCTCCACTGAGACTCTCTGATTACTGTAAATGATCTAACTGTTGTGTTTTGCATCCAACCCACGAAAATTTGGTCCTGTGAATAATTTGGCAGAATGTCGACAAATTGTTAAGTGAAGATGTTCGTGCAAAAAACAGCAAATATATATAGACACAGGTGCAACGGAAAAGCAAGGAGCTGGTGGCAGCCACCACAGAAACCGCTCTTCATCCTCCTCTTTGACCAGGCCTGTCATCGCGACACAATTTTCTGGCTGCGAAAGCATTGCCCTGGTACTAAGCTGACGGTGGACCAAAACAATTCCGCAAAAGAATTTCCTATCCGACTGGTGCATTGTTCTTACCTACAAATAGAGATGGAAAGCATGTCTAACACCTCCTGCTGACTCATTCGCTTGCAGAACAGCATGCACAGTAATTTCTCGTCCTCTTGGGTCATCATGGCTGACTCAACCAGTGGGTGCACAAAAGGGAAGCGTTTAAAAGATAATCTTACTTAAAGACTGATTTTctgttcattttttgtttttctgttatGTTGAGCCCCGCTCCAGGAAATGTTTGGAACCCAGCGACAAGCACAAAAGCCGCCAAAGCTTTAGATGGTGTTTGTAAGCAAGAGTCTGCATTGAGCATGGTGAGTTTATGAAAAAATTGATGTTTAGGCCCTAGCAAGACTTGCGAATTCAGCACGCATTTGAATGACCTCCGAAAATGCCCTTTTGCGAAAAGAACAGCCATCAGTGTGTTTTCTGTCAGCTGATCACTTACTTCCATGGTCGGGGCTGTGAAACTGGGGCACGACATGGCGCAGAGCCATGTTCCTGCCTCTGCCGCGT
The Amblyomma americanum isolate KBUSLIRL-KWMA chromosome 3, ASM5285725v1, whole genome shotgun sequence genome window above contains:
- the LOC144126161 gene encoding uncharacterized protein LOC144126161 isoform X1, coding for MPLQAMLPGQLPTAAVVSPYWYLGHMQRQQQLHQQQQQQQQQQQQQSYALFNSSLASAKVCKLSNAAEAGTWLCAMSCPSFTAPTMEATNPYMPALTTMATASSFGHYLTPSPVLPGMMTADTVTAPLSVVPASLVSPQKVARTDRLEVCREFQRGTCKRPETECRFAHPPEHVAVDSGDGAVTVCMDFVKGRCSRDQCRYFHPPPHLQAQLKATQSRAGAAAAAAAAAMATEGGSTDVGLQMYTQLLDTLPVCRDFKSGQCKRPQCRYVHLVEEFVEVVEGKVTVCRDAAKGRCARPLCKYYHVPALSLSPL
- the LOC144126161 gene encoding uncharacterized protein LOC144126161 isoform X2, which codes for MPLQAMLPGQLPTAAVVSPYWYLGHMQRQQQLHQQQQQQQQQQQQQSYALFNSSLASAKVCKLSNAAEAGTWLCAMSCPSFTAPTMEATNPYMPALTTMATASSFGHYLTPSPVLPGMMTADTVTAPLSVVPASLVSPQKVARTDRLEVCREFQRGTCKRPETECRFAHPPEHVAVDSGDGAVTVCMDFVKGRCSRDQCRYFHPPPHLQAQLKATQSRAGAAAAAAAAAMLLDTLPVCRDFKSGQCKRPQCRYVHLVEEFVEVVEGKVTVCRDAAKGRCARPLCKYYHVPALSLSPL